One region of Labeo rohita strain BAU-BD-2019 unplaced genomic scaffold, IGBB_LRoh.1.0 scaffold_103, whole genome shotgun sequence genomic DNA includes:
- the LOC127157298 gene encoding trypsin-3, with protein MKTIVFILLLVAVGFSSGDKIIGGYQCSPHSQPWQVYLNDGRISCGGSLIDKRWVVSAAHCTFSRHRLLIQLGKHNLLVGENTEQQIKTEKIIPYPRYNDRPHNNDVMLIKLKKPAILNNYVKPIPLIKNCCSKGKKCLVSGWGTTGAGPASTLQCLDLPVLSKQTCRYAYGSIITKNMFCAGFMQGGKDSCQGDSGGPVVCNGKLQGVVSFGRGCARPGYPGVYVELCRYNSWINHTIATN; from the exons ATGAAGACTATTGTGTTCATTCTGCTGCTTGTGGCTGTGG gtTTCAGCTCAGGTGACAAAATCATTGGAGGTTATCAATGTTCGCCCCACTCCCAGCCCTGGCAAGTGTACCTTAATGATGGGAGAATATCATGTGGAGGATCTTTGATTGATAAAAGATGGGTTGTGTCTGCTGCTCACTGCACATTCTC ACGTCATCGTCTCCTCATCCAACTGGGAAAGCACAATTTGTTGGTTGGTGAAAACACAGAGCAGCAGATCAAGACAGAGAAGATCATTCCTTACCCGAGATATAATGATCGGCCTCATAACAATGATGTCATGCTGATCAAGCTGAAAAAACCTGCCATCCTCAACAACTACGTGAAGCCAATCCCTCTGATCAAGAACTGCTGTTCTAAAGGGAAGAAGTGCTTGGTTTCTGGATGGGGCACAACTGGAG CTGGCCCTGCTTCTACCCTGCAGTGTCTGGATTTGCCTGTACTCTCAAAGCAGACGTGTAGGTATGCGTACGGTAGCATAATAACTAAAAACATGTTCTGTGCCGGATTCATGCAGGGAGGGAAAGACTCGTGTCAG GGGGATTCTGGTGGCCCTGTGGTGTGCAACGGGAAACTGCAAGGTGTTGTTTCCTTTGGCAGAGGCTGTGCTCGACCAGGTTATCCTGGGGTGTATGTTGAGTTGTGCCGCTACAATAGCTGGATCAATCACACCATTGCTACTAACTAA